The sequence below is a genomic window from Sphingobacterium sp. ML3W.
CAAACCAGCAATATTGCCATTTTCGCCGTAACTTACCCGAGGCTTAAGGGTAGTGATGTATCGGGATAGATTAGAATTCTTAAAGAAATTTTCTTGATGGATATTCCATCCAGCAGATGCTCCGGGGAAAAATCCAGTACGGTTTCCTCGTGCTAAAATTGATGTTCCATCCAAACGATAAACAGCATTTACCAATATTCTTCCATCATAGTCATACGCGAGCCTACCCATAGACGAAATAATCCGATATTCTGAAGCCGTTGTATTATTAAGGTCCGCGGGGAATACAGTTGAAGCATTTACAGTCGGGATATCATCTGTAGGTGCATTTCTTCCATATACTTGCATGTAATCAGTTTTCATTTTATAATATTCCGCACCCACCATTGCTGAAATATTATGCTTTTCTGCAATGCTCGTATTATAGTTTAAAATACCGTTGAACTGTGTTTGAAAATCTCTGTCCAATTTACGGTACGCATCACGTGAAGAGCTTCCAATGGTTTGAGGGTTCGCAAAAATATTGGAATAGGTCTGCGTAGACATTTGAAAGGATTCATTGAAGGCTTCTTTCATATAGCCATTACCACTCACCTTCAAATAGAGATTTGGTAATATATCCCACTTTACTGAAGCATTGGCAATAATACGGTTTGTTTCATTTTTCCTTTTGAGGCGTCCTAACCAATACAATGGATTACCATCATTAGTAGCCACTCCTGGATTTGGCTGTGTCTTTGCTTCATCCACCCAAGGGTTAAAAGTAGGCCAAATTGCTAAAGTACGGTATAATGCATTGGTTTCTGAACCTGGTGCACCATATTGTGAAGCAGTGGACAAGGTCACATTAGTAGAAATCTCGATGTTAGGTTTTATTTTATATGATCCATTGATATCACCTGTATATCTCTTATAATTAGAACCGACTATAACACCATCTTCATCAAAGGCATCAAAAGCCGCAAAGTATTTACCTTTGTCATTCCCACCAGAAACATTGACATAGTGATCTTTTGTGTATGTATTTCTGAACAGCACATCTTCTATTTCTCCACCATGATCTTTGTAGATAATCTGCCCTCCGTAAGGATCGTCAACAAGCTTCCACCCTTCGTTCAATAACGGTTTAAGTTCATCGGTATATTTTTTAATATCAAATGAAGAATTGTAAGCTGGATCCGTTGAAATCCCTAATCCCCTAGCGCTATTTACTGATTGCAATGATCTACCTGCATTTAAATAGCCCTGGCGTGTATATTGGATATAATCGCCTGCATTCATATATTTATAACCATCTCTACGTTGATTATAACCTCCGACAAATTTGTAAGAAACATTTGAAGTACCAGCCTTACCAGTTTTTGTTGTGACTAATAGCACGCCATTATTTGCCCGAGCCCCATAAATTGCTGTTGCCGAAGCATCCTTTAACAAATCAATCGATTCGATGTTATCTGAACTGATATCATTAAGGTCTCGAATTACCCCGTCTACAATTACCAAAGGTGCACCAGGATTATTGATGGAAGCTCCTCCCCTCAATTTAAGCATAGGAGCAGCTCCTGGTTGACCAGATTTATTGACAACCTGTAATCCGGGGATGTTTCCTTGTAAAGCAGTAGCCACATTAGATCTTGGAGAGTTTTGGAGGACTTCCTTATCCATTTTAGAAATCGAGCCAGTCACACTTCTTCTACTTTGCGTACCATACCCAACAACGACAACTTCATCAATCTGTTGATTGCTGGATTCCATTTTGATATCCAAAGATTCTCCTTGTCCAACTTTTACTTCAACAGACTGATAACCAGTAGAAGTAATGACTAATATCGCATTGGGATTGGTAGGCAGTACAAATGTACCATCTGGTTTAGTTTGTAAAGATTGTTTACTTCCCTTTACACTAATCGTGACATTTCCGAGTAGCTCTCCTGTGTTAGCATCTCTAACTTTACCTTGGATGTTTCGGTCTTGTGCATGCACTAAAGCTAGATTCCCTGCTAGCATAGACCAGATCAATAGATTTTTTAATTTACGGTTTGAATACATATTGGTTATTATTAAGTATTACATAAAGCAAATTTATATAATTTATTCAATAAAAAACAATAGTAAATTAACATTATGTATAACATAGATATTACAATTAATCCTTATCTTTGTTTTTAAGCGTATACGAGCATTTTTATGAGTACAAATCCAACATTAGTCAATTTCATGAACTCCATTGACACTTCTTCTTTAGTAGATAAAGTGGAGAAAGAAATTATCAATTTATTTATTAATCAAGGGCTAAAAGTAGGTGATGCACTTCCAAAGGAATTGGAGTTAGCAGAAACTTTAGGGGTTAGTCGAACTGTTATCCGTGAGGCCATGTTACGTTTACGATTAGTAGGCCTAGTAGACTCTAAAAAACATCGAGGTGCAGTATTGACAAGCCCAGATTTGATTAGCCCAATGAAGAAATCACTTTATCCAACGATTATGGATGATAAGACTCTTCGTGATTTATTTGAAATGCGATTGATTTTGGAACTCGGAATGGCAGATCTATTATATCAACGCATCACACCTGAAGATATTGAGGAGTTGGAAACAATTGTGGGTAAAGAGTCGAATGCGCTAGATAACAGTATATTTGATATTGAAACTGAAGTCGCATTTCATGGTAAGTTATATGAAATCAGTGGTAATATTATGCTGAAGGACTTTCAGAACTTACTCTTACCAGTTTTTAAATTTGTACACTCAAGTGGTATGCTGGTAGAGAAATTTAATTCGAAAAATTTCATATCTCATCGCGGGCTTGTGGATATATTAAAAGTTGGAACTCCTGAGGTGTTCCGTAATGCAATGCGTAAACATTTAGACAATCATTTTCTACGCATACAACAATATGATAACAAAATTGAAGATTAAATCGAATCATAAAATATGATGCGCGTTAGCCCATTTCTTTAGGGTATAAAGCGCATCATATTTTTATTCTAACTTAACTGTAGAACCAATATATCAGCATAGATTATTCTTAAATCATCAGGCTAAAGCAAGCTTCACCATGTTTTTAAGGAAATTGACAATAGGATAAGTAGCAATAAACAGCATAAAAACTAAGCTATCTTTTTAAAAAATCGTACACTTTTAAAATAAGTAAAAGAGCCTTATTATCGCAATTGGTAGAAAAGTGAACAAGCGATTAAAATGAACGATAGATAGGTTGTATACATGATTTACAAACATTAATACTACTTTAGAATTTATACGTAATACCTAAGCGCATATTACGTCTAGCTTCTACGATGTACGAATAATAATCAACCCCACCTTGTGCTTTAATAGCTTCACTTGCCTTACTGAAAGAGCCTGCAGTCAACAATTTCTGATTGTCCAATAAATTATTGACGACCAAAGAAATATTAAATTGTCCCTTTTGATAACTTATTCCCCCATCAGTACGTACATAATTTTTAAAATTAGCATCCTTTGTAGTTCCAATTGCTCTGTCTAACATCGTTTGAACACTTCCTGTGAATCCAATTCCTTGCAACATTCCTTTTTGAAAACGATAAGTAATCCATGCATTGGCGGTGTGTTTAGCTGTATTTGGCGTGATATTTCCTATCGTATTTTCATCAGTCGCTTTTGAAATCTTTGAATCAGTAAATGCATAATTGGCATTAATATTAAAACCTTGTGCTATTTCTCCTGTTATATCCATTTCAATCCCTTTAGTTGTAGTTTCGCCCAATTGGATTTGAAAAGTTTTACCATTCATAATATGTTCAGGATCAGTGTCGGCAACTAAAGCATTTTGTCTTTTTATTTGATAAGCACTTATAGATGATATCCATTTACCATTAAACCATTCTTTTTTCAACCCTACTTCCAAATCATTTCCACGAATAGGTTTGAAAGCGTTACCTTCCCAATCTGTTCCTGAAACAGGGACAAAGGACTGATCATATAAAGTATAAATACTAGATGTCTTATCGATAGAATAACTTAAACCAATGCGCGGACTCAAAACATTATCTTTTACATCAGCTAAATGTGAAGCACCTGTTATTTGAGAACTCGTTAAACGAAGCCCTAGAGAAAGGCGCAATCTATCTTCTAAAAATGCCATTTCATCGTGAGCATATACTGACATATAAGAAAGTGACGTGACATATCCGTTTCCACCAGCTCTGATTTTCACATTTTTCGAACGGTCGATAGCAGGTAGCACGTCTCCCTTAATTCCATACTTTGGATCATATACATTAAGCGGATTTGTAGGGATAGAGTCCAATAAGGTTCTAAAATCTCCCCAAAACTTTTTAGTACCGAAATCGGCACCGACTAAAATCCGGTGACGAATTCCGCCCGTATGTTCTTCTCCGGTAAAAGATAGCTGTCCAAAGGTATTCTCACCAACTTCATCTGCGATGGATAAATTTCTTGGCATATCGCCATTCGCTTTCATATAATTTAACCATGTACTATTGGCAATCATATTGAAATTGAAATAGGCTAGTTGCGTATGAAAATTCCAGTTTTGATTCAATTTTCGATCAAAATAAAGATATGCACTGTGGTCTTTCAATTTGTTGGGCTCAAATGAAGGGTCACCATAGAAAAAATCATTAGCAATACCTGGATCTGCAAATTGTTTGGGCGAAAACACATAGTTACCATTAGTCAAATATGTTGATCCTTGGTAGGTATATTCTAAAGTTAAGGAGCTAACTGTATCAATTAAATAAGTCAATACTGGCGCGACTACGATACGATTGCTATAATTATATTTGGTATAGAAGTCTTTCTGCTGCCCCGCCACGTTCAATCTATATAGTAGTTTGCCATCCTTTCTGAGCTTACCGTCCAAATCCAACGCTCCGCGATATGTGCTGAAACTTCCAATATTGAAGGTTGCAGAACCTCTGCTATGACCTGTAGGCTTTTTTGTAACTACATTGTAAAAACCACCAGGTTCTCCACTTGCCAACATAAAACCAGCAGGTCCTTTTACAAATTCAATTCTTTCGATCATTGAAGCATCTTCAGCTGTCGGACCCCAAGAAGCTTCGATATTCATTCCATTTCGAAATGCAGGAATTTTCGAACCCCGCATCCGTATGTTGGCATATTGATTATCCCAGTGGCCTTGACGGGTGGCTCCGCTGATATTACGCGTGATGCCATCAATAACATCAAACACTTGTTGATCAGCCATTAAGTCTGACGATATAACCTGAATATTTTGAGGGAGCTCTAAGATTGGGGTTTGTAAGCGCAAAGAGCCTGAGATACTATCAAATTTATATTTCTGATAGTATTTACCGTATACCGCAACTTCATCAATAGATTGTGACTTCGCAGATAGCGTAACTGCACCTAAATACTGACTTTCTACATCAATGTCGACTTTTAACTGTAATTTATCGTAACCAATTGCTCTGATAGCGAGCTGATAATTGTCGGCATTTAACTTATCAAATACAAAGTGACCTTGCTTATCAGTAGAAACTGCTTTCTCGCTATTTACCAATCGGATGGTTGCTCCGGAAATAGCTTCCTTCTTGTCATTAATTAAATAACCGTCGATAGTAAACATTTGCTGTGCAGAAACTTTGCCAGCAAAATTCATTGATATGAATAATATAATAAATAAAAATTTTTGCATAGTGGATGTGATTCGAAAAATCTTCGAACAGTTAAATTTGAAAGTATGTTTTAAATTTAGATTTTAGCTGACTAACATCGTGTTTAGTCTACTGTTAAGTAGGTTGTAGATCCTATCCAACTAGCTGCGAATGGTAACCTTTGAGGTTCTTCTCCAGATTCGTAAAGCCAAAGAGTAAAATTTCTCAAGTCTGAATACCAATTGGAATTAATTTCACGTTCATTATTGGCAAACTCTCCGTAAAAGATATTTACTTCTTGCGGTTTGTTAAGTTGACCCTGCGTATGGGTTTCGATCCATAAAGCGTGGGCATTGGTAGTTTTGCAATAAAAAAGCAGTACTGCAAAACAAAACAGGGTAATTACATTTTTCATAATACGTTGTTTTTGTATAAACTTTTCAACTAATTATGAAAGGGTGCTGCAATGCATCTAATAAATTCTCATTTTTTTATTATCTTGCAGGTCCTTCCATAGGTCACATTATCGGAGGTGAATCATCTAGTTCGCTAGACAATTCGGCTAAGGTCAGTTACAGCTGCCCTTAGCTTATTGCCATGTAGTTGATTAACGTCTGCTACATGGTTTTTTGATTCTATTTAATCAAAAGCAAGAAACTCTTAAAATTATAGGCCTCAAGTATCCCGCTTATTTAGACTCATTAAAAACAATACAAATATAGAAGGAATATTTTTTGATGCAACATTTATTTTACATTTCTCTAAAAACCGAACTTACGGCCTTGTAGTAAGTGAAGTAAACTTTCAAAAGACTAACGCCAGTAGTTATAAGATTTATTGATATCCGAATTCAATTTAGAACTCGATAGAGAGTTAGCGATATGCTTTCTAAAAGACCTATTGTACATCTAAAGAGTATGGGATATCCAAAATTATCTATGCCCCGCGATTATTATTTTCTTTGGTGCTGTTTTTCCTTTTATTTCTATTTGACTCCTGTAAAATTGATTGGTGGACATAAAGCCTATCTATTAGCATCTGCAGAACCTTTATCTGCAACACTAATGGCTGTGTTTTCGCTTCATGTTCCTCTTCCATCTGGGCTTGGCGGAGAACATGCTGTATCATTTCGACTGAATTTTTATTATGCAAAAGTAAAAAGGCTGTATAATACAGCCTTCCCCTTCATTAATTCATAAAATTTTTAGAAAGAAAAATCATCTTTAGATGATTCACTAGCATATGCTGGATCATCAAAATTGGGTTCGTAACGTTTTTCGACAACTTCTTGATTTGATTTTATGTAATCAATTACACCTGTCAAACCCTCCGCAAATTTTTCAAAATCCTCTTTATATAAGAATATTTTGTGTTTAATAAACTGCCCGTCTTCGAAACGTTTCTTACTCTCTGTGATGGTAATGTAATAATCGTTAGACCGTGTAGCCTTTACATCAAAAAAATAAGTACGTTTACCTGCTCTCACTTTTTTTGAAAAAACCTCTTCTCGCTCTTTGTTTTCAAAATCTCCCATTGGTTATTATTTAAGTTTAAGTTATCTTAATCTGTGATAAATATATAATAATTAGCATGAAACTTCCAAATATTATTCAAAAAAAATCATATTTGACAGCATATTAAGTAGAATTAACGAACTTACCCTCTACATTATAACAAATAAACTCAAGCTTCCTTAAACAAAGAAATCATTTCACCGAGGATTTTATTACATTTACCGAATAATATTGATCGATTACCTATTTCAATTACTCCAAGATACCTAACCAACATATCTTTGAGGTATAAATTTAAAAGTCATGGAAAAAGAGCCATTCATACCAAAAAGCAACAACAGTAAAAATATTATTGGTGGTGTTATCATACTTATCGGAATTCTATTATTATTAAAAAATTTAGACTTAGACTTCTTCTTCCCTTCTTGGATTTTTGGGTGGTATACATTTGCATTGATTATACCAGGACTGATTATTGGGATGAACTCCAATTTTAAAAACAAAGCATCCGTTATCTTGATTGCATTAGGTGTAGCATTTCTTGTAAAAGAAATCATGCATACAGATTTTGGGGGAGTTATATTTCCCATATTGATTATAGGATTAGGTGCTTATTTTATTATTGGCCGCAAAAATGGTATACCGCCACTTCCTCCTATGCCACTCAATCCCAACAGTCCTCCTCCATCCCCTACGGATTACGATTGGGACAAGCGCGTTGTCTCGACAACAATCGATGAGAATGTAAAAGTTGATGATGTTACAGATGAAGCAGGTAACCGATCAACCGGAGATTCGACCGCAAATGATAGTAATAATCAAGGTCTGCCTAACGGGCAGACCTTTGGTGCTCAACAATACGCGCAGACCGAAAATAATTTTGAAGATGTACTGAATGTCAACTCTATCTTTGCAAGCGTTAAAAAATTCATCCTATCCAAAAATTTCAGAGGTGGAAATATCGCATGTATGTTTGGTAGTGTATCCATTGACCTAACACAAGCGGATATAACAGATGTGGCAGTGATTGATGCCTTCCAGATGTTTGGAAGTGCCAAAATCACAGTTCCTGCAAATTGGACAGTTTATTCAAATGTCTCCTCAGTTTTTGGCGATGTAGATGACCGCCGCTATACACTGGGTCTTAGCAGAGATCCATCTAAAAAATTATATATTACAGGTACTTGTCTTTTTGGAAATTTAACCATTAGAAATGCCTAGTCATGAAGGATAAATTATTATTGCATAATAAAAACAAACTAATATTATTCATCTGCTTAAGCATATTGATTGGCTATTTTGCCATGCAATATGCTTTGATGTATCGGTCGGGTTTTCCAATTGAGATAACAATTAAAGACTCCATTATCAATAGTCTCATGATGATGCTTTGCTGCTATGCCATTTCAACAACATTAAACTACTATATCCCAAAACCCAATCAAATTTGGAAAGTATTGATTATAGGGTTTATTATGAGCGGCATCAGCATATTAGGAAGTCGACTTGTCGTTCAATATTATCTTCCGAAGGAACATTTGAAGATCTATGACCTAATTATTCCCTATCGTTATATCGTCAATTTCCTAATTCTAACTTCTGTTGCAATTTTCATCATTGTCTGGAATATCCAAGAAGAATACATTTCCAATATCAAAAGAAAACAAGATTCGGAAAACCAATTGCGAGAAGCCGAATTATATAACCTAAGACAACAACTTCAGCCGCATTTTCTTTTCAATAGCCTAAATTCAATCATAGCATTGATTGGCACCAAGCCAGACCAAGCCCGTAATATGACCTTTCAATTATCCGACTTTTTACGCGGAACTCTCCGAAAAGAAAACAATCAATTGATTGTCCTGCAAGAAGAGTTAAGTCATCTCGAGTTGTACTTAGATATTGAAAAAGTAAGATTTGGCCATAGACTGGATATTCACATCGAACACGATAATGAAGTCTTATCATCTAAAATTCCAGCTATGATTTTACAACCACTTGTCGAAAATGCCATTAAACATGGCCTTTACAATGTAACAGAAAGTGTAATCATCAATATTAAATGCTTACTCATTGAAAAGAACCTACATATTTCGATAGACAATCCATTTGAACCAAACGAACCTATCCAGTCTAAGGGCACAGGATTTGGACTTACGAGTATACAAAGACGGTTATTTCTTCTTTTTGGACGAAATGACCTCCTTGACACCCATAGTGAAAACAATATATTTACAAGTAGTATCAAAATCCCACAATATGATTAAAGTTATCCTAATTGATGATGAACCATTGGCGCGTTCTATTTTAGTAGAATATTTAAGCAA
It includes:
- a CDS encoding FadR/GntR family transcriptional regulator, with the protein product MSTNPTLVNFMNSIDTSSLVDKVEKEIINLFINQGLKVGDALPKELELAETLGVSRTVIREAMLRLRLVGLVDSKKHRGAVLTSPDLISPMKKSLYPTIMDDKTLRDLFEMRLILELGMADLLYQRITPEDIEELETIVGKESNALDNSIFDIETEVAFHGKLYEISGNIMLKDFQNLLLPVFKFVHSSGMLVEKFNSKNFISHRGLVDILKVGTPEVFRNAMRKHLDNHFLRIQQYDNKIED
- a CDS encoding LiaF transmembrane domain-containing protein; translated protein: MEKEPFIPKSNNSKNIIGGVIILIGILLLLKNLDLDFFFPSWIFGWYTFALIIPGLIIGMNSNFKNKASVILIALGVAFLVKEIMHTDFGGVIFPILIIGLGAYFIIGRKNGIPPLPPMPLNPNSPPPSPTDYDWDKRVVSTTIDENVKVDDVTDEAGNRSTGDSTANDSNNQGLPNGQTFGAQQYAQTENNFEDVLNVNSIFASVKKFILSKNFRGGNIACMFGSVSIDLTQADITDVAVIDAFQMFGSAKITVPANWTVYSNVSSVFGDVDDRRYTLGLSRDPSKKLYITGTCLFGNLTIRNA
- a CDS encoding sensor histidine kinase — encoded protein: MKDKLLLHNKNKLILFICLSILIGYFAMQYALMYRSGFPIEITIKDSIINSLMMMLCCYAISTTLNYYIPKPNQIWKVLIIGFIMSGISILGSRLVVQYYLPKEHLKIYDLIIPYRYIVNFLILTSVAIFIIVWNIQEEYISNIKRKQDSENQLREAELYNLRQQLQPHFLFNSLNSIIALIGTKPDQARNMTFQLSDFLRGTLRKENNQLIVLQEELSHLELYLDIEKVRFGHRLDIHIEHDNEVLSSKIPAMILQPLVENAIKHGLYNVTESVIINIKCLLIEKNLHISIDNPFEPNEPIQSKGTGFGLTSIQRRLFLLFGRNDLLDTHSENNIFTSSIKIPQYD
- a CDS encoding TonB-dependent siderophore receptor, coding for MNFAGKVSAQQMFTIDGYLINDKKEAISGATIRLVNSEKAVSTDKQGHFVFDKLNADNYQLAIRAIGYDKLQLKVDIDVESQYLGAVTLSAKSQSIDEVAVYGKYYQKYKFDSISGSLRLQTPILELPQNIQVISSDLMADQQVFDVIDGITRNISGATRQGHWDNQYANIRMRGSKIPAFRNGMNIEASWGPTAEDASMIERIEFVKGPAGFMLASGEPGGFYNVVTKKPTGHSRGSATFNIGSFSTYRGALDLDGKLRKDGKLLYRLNVAGQQKDFYTKYNYSNRIVVAPVLTYLIDTVSSLTLEYTYQGSTYLTNGNYVFSPKQFADPGIANDFFYGDPSFEPNKLKDHSAYLYFDRKLNQNWNFHTQLAYFNFNMIANSTWLNYMKANGDMPRNLSIADEVGENTFGQLSFTGEEHTGGIRHRILVGADFGTKKFWGDFRTLLDSIPTNPLNVYDPKYGIKGDVLPAIDRSKNVKIRAGGNGYVTSLSYMSVYAHDEMAFLEDRLRLSLGLRLTSSQITGASHLADVKDNVLSPRIGLSYSIDKTSSIYTLYDQSFVPVSGTDWEGNAFKPIRGNDLEVGLKKEWFNGKWISSISAYQIKRQNALVADTDPEHIMNGKTFQIQLGETTTKGIEMDITGEIAQGFNINANYAFTDSKISKATDENTIGNITPNTAKHTANAWITYRFQKGMLQGIGFTGSVQTMLDRAIGTTKDANFKNYVRTDGGISYQKGQFNISLVVNNLLDNQKLLTAGSFSKASEAIKAQGGVDYYSYIVEARRNMRLGITYKF
- a CDS encoding DUF3276 family protein translates to MGDFENKEREEVFSKKVRAGKRTYFFDVKATRSNDYYITITESKKRFEDGQFIKHKIFLYKEDFEKFAEGLTGVIDYIKSNQEVVEKRYEPNFDDPAYASESSKDDFSF
- a CDS encoding SusC/RagA family TonB-linked outer membrane protein, which encodes MYSNRKLKNLLIWSMLAGNLALVHAQDRNIQGKVRDANTGELLGNVTISVKGSKQSLQTKPDGTFVLPTNPNAILVITSTGYQSVEVKVGQGESLDIKMESSNQQIDEVVVVGYGTQSRRSVTGSISKMDKEVLQNSPRSNVATALQGNIPGLQVVNKSGQPGAAPMLKLRGGASINNPGAPLVIVDGVIRDLNDISSDNIESIDLLKDASATAIYGARANNGVLLVTTKTGKAGTSNVSYKFVGGYNQRRDGYKYMNAGDYIQYTRQGYLNAGRSLQSVNSARGLGISTDPAYNSSFDIKKYTDELKPLLNEGWKLVDDPYGGQIIYKDHGGEIEDVLFRNTYTKDHYVNVSGGNDKGKYFAAFDAFDEDGVIVGSNYKRYTGDINGSYKIKPNIEISTNVTLSTASQYGAPGSETNALYRTLAIWPTFNPWVDEAKTQPNPGVATNDGNPLYWLGRLKRKNETNRIIANASVKWDILPNLYLKVSGNGYMKEAFNESFQMSTQTYSNIFANPQTIGSSSRDAYRKLDRDFQTQFNGILNYNTSIAEKHNISAMVGAEYYKMKTDYMQVYGRNAPTDDIPTVNASTVFPADLNNTTASEYRIISSMGRLAYDYDGRILVNAVYRLDGTSILARGNRTGFFPGASAGWNIHQENFFKNSNLSRYITTLKPRVSYGENGNIAGLGRYQVQGIYDQQANYNGLAGYLNTSPVNTNLAWETSKTTGAGLDLGILNNRVTVLFDYYDRRTSNLLTDLELPSYVGFGKIVTNLGTLQNKGYEIGIQSQIIRNPEGFNLNIGANAAYVKNKILELPSNGNEFNRQGGIQVYDPSSGQVEWVGGYQEGRTLGDIYAYKQVSIFKDEAEVNQIAGNRKDNIAGITGPNLPAGTNGRITPGDVNWLDVDGNDIIDSRDQVYIGNINPKWTGGFTTNMSYKGFSMFTNWEFALGHTIYNDLVARTLGNYQGTFNYLEMQKQAWSPTNTDTDIPKVYFADQVVGSKQNYTRSNNANPNLNSNNSRFYEKGDYLALREITLSYDLPKWLHSKTHILSRARVYVSGNNLFYITKFTGPTPEPPVNGDNVVTGVYGGTYPTPRSYVLGVQLSF